One region of Triticum aestivum cultivar Chinese Spring chromosome 6B, IWGSC CS RefSeq v2.1, whole genome shotgun sequence genomic DNA includes:
- the LOC123135822 gene encoding transcription termination factor MTERF6, chloroplastic/mitochondrial: protein MLRLRSRILAHLLSSPATSLHHLPHPPASHYTLPRLLSAAASPHTGFAVEEYLVEACGLTRAQALKASAKLSHLKSHSKPDAVLAFLAGLGLSAADIAAAVARDPHLLCAGVETTLAPNVVGLTDLGLSRPQVARLAALAGKSFRIRSIVSNLPYCRSLLGGSYENLLRALKHDPYLLRRSLDKVIKPNAALLRECGLDNRGITKLCPGTML from the coding sequence atgctCCGCCTCCGGAGCCGCATCCTcgcccacctcctctcttctcccGCCACCTCTCTCCACCACCTCCCCCACCCACCCGCCTCCCACTACACACTCCCCCGCCTCCTCTCCGCGGCCGCTTCCCCGCACACCGGATTCGCCGTCGAGGAGTACCTTGTCGAGGCCTGCGGCCTCACCCGAGCCCAGGCACTCAAGGCCTCGGCGAAGCTCTCCCACCTCAAGTCCCACTCCAAGCCCGACGCCGTCCTCGCCTTCCTCGCGGGCCTCGGCCTCTCCGccgccgacatcgccgccgccgtcgccagggACCCCCACTTGCTCTGCGCCGGCGTGGAAACAACCCTGGCCCCGAACGTCGTCGGGCTCACCGACCTCGGCCTGTCACGCCCTCAGGTCGCGCGCCTCGCCGCACTCGCCGGAAAGTCCTTCCGCATCAGATCCATCGTCTCCAATCTGCCGTACTGCCGGTCTCTCCTCGGCGGCTCCTACGAGAACCTCCTCCGGGCGCTCAAGCACGACCCCTATCTCCTCAGACGCAGCCTCGACAAGGTGATTAAGCCCAATGCCGCCCTCCTGCGGGAGTGCGGGCTAGATAATCGCGGTATCACCAAGCTGTGCCCCGGTACTATGTTATGA
- the LOC123133508 gene encoding uncharacterized protein, with protein MASMMGGDFVEAYVLKNAYKEKLRRMDQAEAAAALHGAKSSKDKEDAGATGEKKAAGGGGASSRGGFFGLMKKKVHPKPKASAATSS; from the coding sequence ATGGCGTCCATGATGGGAGGGGACTTCGTGGAGGCCTACGTGCTCAAGAACGCCTACAAGGAGAAGCTGAGGCGCATGGACCAAGCGGAAGCCGCCGCGGCGCTCCACGGCGCGAAGAGCAGCAAGGACAAGGAGGACGCCGGTGCCACTGGAGAGAAGAaggctgctggtggtggtggtgcgagcAGCAGGGGAGGATTCTTTGGCCTCATGAAGAAGAAGGTGCACCCCAAACCCAAAGCATCGGCGGCGACTTCCTCTTGA